CTCGGCGGCTCGACTAGCCGGCCTTCGGGCCGCGCTGTTCGCCCTGTCCCTGATCGCCCTGTCGGCCCTCTTCCTCACGGGCGGGATCCCGACGCGGCAGCCGGGGGCCGAGGGTGTCGTCGACGGCGGGGACCGCATGCCCGCCCCGTCCGCCGACGACGGCCCGGCCGGCCTCGCCCGCTGACGGCAGCAACCACAGGCTGAGCAGACGCCCTACCACCGTCGCGACCACGAGGACACCACCGAAGACGACCAGCCAGGACCCGACCGCGAACACGACGCCGAGTGGGCCGAACTGGTCGAGGTTGCTGCGCGTGAAGGCCGGCATGAAGACCCCCGACAGGCGGGTGAGGGCCAACATCAACACCGCGGTGAGCACCGCACCCGGCAGCAGGTTGCGCCACGGCACCCGTGCGCCGAGAAGGAGCCGTGAGGTCCACCACCACAGCAGGGTGTTGGCCGCCAGCTGCACCACGCTCCGCAGGAGCCCCGTGCTGGCTACGCCCGTCATCGACCGCAGCAGCAGCGCAGTCACCTGCAGCACGACCAGCCACCCGAGGATCCACAGCAGGCTGCTCCGGAGCGCCCGCACCCCGCGGTCGCTCGGCAGCTCCCAGGCGCGGGCGTACATCCGCTGCAGCGCCCGGGAGAAGCTGGACGCCGAGAGGAGCGAGACCAGGAGACCTGCGATCCCCGTCTCGGCCTGGTACGCCTGCTCGGTCAGCGCAGCCTGCCGCAGCGGCTCCATGACGTCCTCACGCAATCCGATGACGTCACGCATCTGCTGCATCACGCCCTGCACCCACGCCTCGGGCATGAAGGCGCCCAGCACCATGAGCATGGGGATGAGGGCGAGCAGGGCCTGCGCCCCCAGCGCGAGCGAGCGGTCCATCAGCTCGATCCGCGACAGCTCCGACAGCAGTCGGCGCAGCGGCGGAAAGAGGTCGAGCACCCGAAGCAACCGCTGGCGCGCTGCGCTCATCGACCGGTGGCCTGCCACCTCTTCAGTGCACGCCTCGCCCCTCGGGCGCGCGTCACCCGGTCTTGGTGAGCGGTGATCGGCGGCGAGGTCCGGTGCGCGGCCACCCGGCCGGCGGAGGGGCCGTCGAGCGAGATGTGGGTGACCTCGAGGCCCTTGGCGTCGAGCAGAGCCACGAGGTCGGCGATGTCGTCCCTACGCCGCAGGGCGGCGCGAAGGGTGGTGCACGGCCCCGAGGCGGTGGTGACGAGCGGTTGCAGGGCAGCGCGCAGCACCGGGCCGAGCGACCCTGCGACGGTAATCTCGTAGGTGCCGGTCGTCAGCTCGCGCGTGAGGTCGCTGCCCAGAGTCATGGTGCGTCCGCCGTCCCCTCCGCAGCCGTCCCGCCGGCCGGCGACTCGGTGCCGGGGAGGCGACGCACCTCGACCACCTCGAGGCCGAAGGCGCGCAGCCGGTGCAGGAAGGCGTGCAGGGCAGCCTGGTCGGTGAAGTGGCCGGTGAGGACCGTGCGGAACTCGTGCTCGGCGACCTCCACGTCGCCGAGCTCGTCGAGCAGGTCCTGGGTGGGCACCAGCCCGGCCACCCGCACCTCGTAGGACCGTTCCGTCATCGCCGTCGTCACATCCCGCCCGTCGTTGCGTACTGGTCCAGCACACCTGCGCGGCCAGGAAGCGGCATCACCCGGGAAGGATGAATGGGTGCCCGGGGGGCCCGGGGTCGCGGTCCGCACGGTCAGGAGGCGCTGGCGGTGGTGGCGTCCGAGTCCCCCAGCAGCCCCAGCTCACGGGCACGGCGGATGGCGGCATTGCGGCGGTTGACGGCGAGCTTGCGCAGGATGTTCCGCACGTGAGTGCGCACCGTGTTGACCGAGATGAACATCCGCCCCGCGATCTCCTCCGTGGTGAGCAGCTCGGCGAGGTGCGCGAGCACCTCCAGCTCCTTCGCCGTGAGCTCCTCCACCGGAGCCTCCGACGCCCGGAGCACGGCGTGCTGCGACGAGGCGTGGGGGGCCGCCCCCGCCGGGCGGTCGCCGATCGGGCCCTGGGCGAGCCAGGCATGCTCCTGCAGGGCGACCGGGTCCGACGACAGGAGCCGCTGCACCAGGGCCCCGCCCTCGCGGAACGGCCGTCTCATGCCCTCGGGGGCTGCCAGTCGCAGCGAGCGGTCCAAGGCGGCGTGCGCCCGGACCGGCGCGTTCTGCTGCAGGTCGCGCGCGCCCTCGGCCAGGAGCGCCATCACCTCCGTCTGCAGGTTCGGGTCGTTGTGCCGCACGTGCGAGAGCCGGTCCTCCACGGCCGTGAGCTGCCCCATCTGGGCGAAGGCCACGGCCGCCACGGCCGCCGCCTGCGGCATGCCCTGGTGTTCGACCGCGTTGAGGGAGTTCAGCGCCTGTTCGGTGCGGCCGCTGGCGAGGCCCAGCCGTGCGGCCTCCACGCGCAGCCGGTCGGCCAGCCACGGGTCGGTCCTCCCCGCCGCGTCAGCGGCGGAGTCGAGCCGGGTCAGGGCCGCCTGGGGGTTCCCGGCAGCGCGCTCGACGCCGGCGAGCACGGCCTCGGCCAGGGCCCTGCAGAGGGGGTGCCCGCCGAGGGTGGGGGAGGTGAAGGCCACGGAGACGTGGTGACGGGCCTCCTTGGCGTGACACCGCTCGAGGGCGATGGCGCCCAGCGCGATGTGGGCGGCGGCCTCACCGTGGCAGACCGCGGCCGACCGCTTGCCGTCGGAGAGAGCCAGCGAGTCCTCCGCGGTCCGCGCGGCACGCGCCAGGTGACCCTCCAGGACGTCCACGACGGCGAGGTGCCCGAGGACGTCCGCGAGGATGCCGGACGGCATACCGCTGGCCTCGGTGACCGAGACCGCAGCCTCGTTCAGGACGGCGCGCGCCCGGCGGGCGTCGCCGCGACGCATGGCCGTGAGGCCGCGGCACCGTGCCAGCAGGGCGACCAGGCCGGGGTTGGTGACACCCAGTGAGCTGGGGCGTGCGTGCTCGAGGGCCTCCGCCGCCACCTCGCCCAGCACGGCCGCCTCGTCGGCGCTCCCGTCCATGGCCGCCCGGGCGACGTCGATGGCGGCGAGGGTGGCCGCCACCACGGGGGGAGCGGGTCTGGCAGCGTCGGTCGGCGCGGCGAGCAACCCGTCCCTGCCCGCGGCCAGCTCCCCGGCGCAGGTGTGGGCGTCACCCAGCACCAGGGACACGGCGGCTCGGACGGCACAGGCCTCCGGCGCGTCGAGCTCGCGGGGAAGCCGGGTCGCCGCAGACCACAGGGGTCCGGCGAGGTCCCCCTCGGAGAGCAGCACCGCGACGCGGTCGGCGGCCACCATCAGGGCGGCGACCTCCTGCCATGCGTGGATGGCCGCGAGGTGGGACAGGGCGCGGTCCGGCAGACCCTCCCGCTCGCACCAGGTGGCTGCGGTGCGGTGCAGCTCGGCCCAGCGCTGCGGTCGCTCGTAGGCGAGCTGGGCCTGGAGCAGCTCCTTGAAGAAGGGGTAGTAGCGGAAGCAGCCGGGCTGCCCCGGCACCGGCTCGACGAAGGTGCTGGGATGCCCGAGTCCCGCGAGGACGTGGCGGGCCTCCGGCCCGCGCAGCTCGGTGACCAGGGCGGGCGAGAGCACGTCGGCCACCGCGGTCTCGAGCAGGAAGTCGCGCACCTCCGAGGTCTGCACGTCCAGGACCTCGCCCACCAGGTACTCGTTGATGTCGACGGCCGAGGTGACCGCCGACGCCGCCGACCGGTCGACGTCGTCCTGGCCGGCCAGGGCGCGCGCCGCGAACCGCAGGCCTGCCGCCCAGCCACGGACCCTCGTGTTGACGGCGTGGAGCACCTCCGCGTCGAGCGCCACCCCGGCACGGCCGAGCAGGGTGGCGGCCTCGCTGTCGTCGAACGCCAGGTCTGCCACGCGCAGCTCGACCAGGGAGTCCTCCAGCCGGTACCGGTACAGCGGCAGCGCCGGGTCGACCCGTGTCACCAGCACCAGGCCCAGCCGGCCGGCGGTGTGCTCGAGGAGGTAGTGCAGCTCCCGGGCCTCGTCGGGATGCACGAGGTCGTAGCCATCGAGCACGACCGTCAGGCGCTGGGGTGCCGACGCGATGCCTTCTGCCAGGGTGGTGAGCTGCGACCGGGAGAGGCGTGTCGTGCCGGTGCCGTCGGCGCGGACCTGTGGCACGGGCACGCCCAGTCGTCCCAGGCACAGCACGAGGTCGACCCACAGCGAGTCGCCACCGTCGTCGAAGGTCACCCATGCCGTCGGGGACCGCAGCAGGCGCTGGCGCGCCCAGTCCGCGACGAGGGTGGTCTTGCCGGTTCCCGCGGGCGCGCTGACGAGCGTCAGAGGGGTGTGCTCGGAGGCCGCCAAGGCGGACAGCAGGCGGGGCCGGGCGACGTGAGGTGAGGGCAGCCCGGGTATGCCGTACCGGGCTGCCGAGAGCAGTGACCGTGTGGCGGTGCTCGAGCTCGACCCGGTCTTCTTCGGCCTCGAAGGCATCACACCATGGGTCCTTCTCCCCCGCCTGCTTCAGTGGATGGGACGTCAAGACGACGCCTGCGACTTCAGGCTAGGCGGCTGCCGCGGGGTGGACCATGAGCACTAGGGAGGGGATGCATCAGGACTAGGTCAGGGATGCCCCTGGTCCGCATGTATGAGAAGCGCCTGCGCCATCGGTATGACTGTTGGCAGCGGCGGACACGTGTCGTTACGAGGACGACGTGCGCCTCACCGCGTGCCGGCAGAGACGAAAGCTCCCGCGCACCGGGGCGCGGGAGCCTCGCTGGGAGCCTGAGGACCGGGATCAGGCCAAGGCCTTCTCCTTGAGGCGCTCGTACTCGGCCTGGGAGATCTCCCCTGCGTCCAGCATCCGCCGGGCCTGCGCGACCTGGTCGACCGGGGTGGCCTTGCCGGCGACTTCCTTGATGTAGGCCTCCTGCTGCTGCTGCAGCGACTGGGCCTCCTTCATGGACCGATCCGCCATGCTGCGGCCACGGGCCACGAGGTAGATCAGTGCGGTGAGGAACGGCACGAAGATCAGGGCGATGACCCACACAGCCTTGGCGAAGCCGCCGGTCTCGCGGTCCCGGAACAGGTCCGTGAGGATCGAGAACATGACCATCAGGTAGGCCACGAACGCGAAACTGATGATGATGAACCACACAACGTCCCAGAAATCCATTCCAGGCTCCTATCTGTGAAATGCCAAGGCCTCGCGAGAGAGGGCTCTCTCACCTCGAAGTGTGATGTCGCGCCCGTGGTCTCACCTCATCTGCGAGGGGTGACTTCGAGGGCTTGCTCGCCGTCGCGCAGGTCAACAGCTGGCCTGCAGGGCCGCCTCGAGGTCGAGGAAGGCGTTCTTCAGCTCGCCGACGTCCCTGCGCGCCGCCGCGACCGAGTCCTCGGACGGAGCCGCCGTCGCGGCGCCGAAGCTCGTCTGCAGCTCCGCGGCCTGCTTCTTCACCTCGCTGATCTGTGCCTCGAACTGCTGCTTGGCGGTGTCCGTCAGCTGGTTGAGGTCGTCGCCGATGGCCTGGAGCTTGGTCTTGACGTCGTCCGCGTTCTCGGCGCTGACGTCGGTCTCGCGCAGGGCGTTCATCGACGCCGCGAGCGCGTCGAGGTCCTGGCAGAAGGCGGGTGGTTCAGCGCCCCCGCAGCCTGCGAGCCCCGCGGGCACCAGCGCGAGCCAGACGAGGGCGGCGGCAACGGTTGTGGTCCTTCTCATGTCCTCACCATCGGGCGGGTGGTCGGTGCAGGGCATCACCCCGGCGGGGTGATGTCGGGGCAGGACTCCGGGGTGACGGTGGAGTTGCACCAGACCGACGCGTTGGAAGAAGGCTGTGCCATGGACGACACCACTGAGGTCGAGCGCCTGCGCGCGCGCGTCGCCGAGCTCGAGGGTGAGCTCAGCACCGCCAGGGGGTCGGCCCACCTGGCCAGGGACCACAAGCGCTCCGCCTGGTATGCCGTGGGGTCCGCGCTGCTCCTCGTGCTCGCCTGCGTGCTGGCGCCGCTGTCGGTGACGGCGGTCTGGGCGAGCACGCAGGTCTCCGACACCGAGCAGTACGTGCAGACCGTGGCGCCGCTGGCGGAGGACCCGGCCGTGCAGGCCGCGGTGGCCGACGAGGTCACCCGGGCGGTGCTCGAGGGTCTCGACATCGAGACCTTCACCCGCGAGACGCTGGAGACGCTGGCCCAACAGGAGAACGTGCCGCCTCGCGTGGCCGCGGTGCTGCCCGGCCTGGCCGTGCCCATCACCAACGGTGTCGAGAGCTTCACGCGGACCCAGATCACCCGGCTCGTCCAGAGCCCGCAGTTCGCGCAGCTGTGGGAGCGGGTGAACACCGTGGCCCACGAGCAGCTGGTGAACCTGCTCGAGGGAAACGAGGGCGGTGCGGTGAGCGCCCAGGGCGACACCGTGACCCTCAACCTCGCGCCGATCATCGACCAGGTGAAGCAGCGCCTCGTCAGCGAGGGGTTCACCCTCGCCGAGCGCGTGCCCACGGTCGACCGGTCGTTCGTCCTGGTCCAGTCCGAGACCATCACCAACGCCCAGGGCGCCTACCGGCTCCTGAACACCCTGGGCGTCTGGCTCCCCGTCATCGCCCTGGCGATGTTCGCCGGGGGTGTGTTCCTCGCGCGGGACCGCCGGCGCGCCGTGCTGCGGGGGTCGTTGGGGGTCGTCGGCGCCCTGCTGCTCTTCGGGGTGGGCCTGGCCCTGGCCCGGGCGGCCTACGTGAACGCCCTGCCGGGCGGTGTGCTGGACGAGCAGGCTGCCGGCAACGTCTTCGACACGTTGGTGCGCTTCCTGCGGACCGGCGCCCGGGCCCTGGCCGTGGCCGGGCTCCTCGCCGCCCTGGCCGCCTTCCTCCTGGGCCCGTCCACCGCGGCCTCCCGGACCCGCTCGACGCTGACCCACGGGATCGGCTCGGCCCGCACCGGCGCAGAGGCAGCCGGCTGGCACACCGGTCGCTTCGGGGTCTGGGCCTGGAGCCGGAGGAGGGCCCTGCGCCTGGGCACCTTCATCGTCGCCGGCCTGGTCCTGCTGTTCTGGACCCGGCCCACAGTGACGGTCGTCCTGGTGACGGCGGTCGTGGTCGCCGTCGCGCTCGCGCTCATCGAGTTCCTTGCGACTCCGCCGGCCCCCGAGGGCGGTGCCGGCACCGGTGAGGGTGCTGCCGCCGGGGCCGGGTCGGCCGACGCGGGTGCGGCCGTCCAGCCCGGTGCAGGCGAGCCCGAGTCGGCCCAGGAGCGGCAGCTGCAGCTCAGCGACAAGTCCCAGCCTCTGCCCTGACGAGCCCAGTTCACCCCACAGGGGTGAGGCGGCCCGGGGCGGCGCGGCATACAACAGCAGTGTCAGTGAAACCCAGCGCGCATCACGCGCGCGCATCGGACGGAGGCCACCATGGCTACCACCACTCCGGGTCGGGCCACGGCCAGTACCCGCGAATACAGCGCGGGCGCCGTGGGCGTGACCGTCTTCGCCGGAATTCTCATGATCATGAGCGGCGTCTTCCACGCCATCCAGGGCATCGTCGCCCTGGTCAACGACGAGTTCTTCGTCGTGGGCAAGGACTATGTCTTCACCTTCGACATGACCGGCTGGGGCTGGGCGCACCTGGTGCTCGGCGCGGTCGTCGCCACCGCGGGCTTCTTCCTGTTCCAGGGTGCCACGTGGGCGCGCACCGTCGCCGTCATCGTGGCCTCGCTGAGCATCATCGCCAACTTCCTGTGGATGCCGTACTACCCCATCTGGAGCCTGACGGTCATCGCCTTCAACGTGTTCGTCATCTGGGCGGTCACCATGCACGGTCGTGACGTCCTGCAGGCGGGCGAGATGCCGGCTGGGAAGTAGCGGAGCCCTCCCACAACTGACCGAAAGGAAGGTCACCGTGACCTCGACCGAACCGACGACCGCGTCGTCCGACGTCCATGGCCCCGTCGACTTCGTCCTCCTCGAGTTCCCCCGTGACCAGCTCACGGGGGAGGCGAGCCAGGCGCTGCTCGACCTGGTCGAGCGCGGCATCATCCGCCTCTACGACCTGCTGGTGATCAGCAAGAACGAGGACGGCTCGGTGGAGGTGCTCGAGCTCGGCGACCCCTCCGGGGTCGACGGTTTCGCGTACTTCTCCGGCGCCCGCAGCGGGCTCCTCGGCGACGACGACGTTGACGAGGCGTCGTCGGCCATGCGGGCGGGCACGGTGGCCGCCCTCATCGTCTACGAGAACAGCTGGGCCATCCCCTTCGTCGCCGCTGCGCGCAACAGTGGTGGCGAGCTCATCGCGAGCGCGCGCATCCCCGCGCCGGTCGTCATGGAGGCCCTGGAGGCCATCGAGGGCACTGAGAGTGCCGAGAGCGCCTGAGGAGGACGCGATGCCAGGACTGTTGCGAGGAGTCGCCCGCACGGCGGTCGTCGCCGGAACGGCGACGGCGGTCAGCGGACGCGTGCAGCGCCGCCAGGCGGAGAAGTACGCCACACGCGACGCCAACATCTACGCCCAGCGGGAGCAGGCCTACGCCGACCAGCAGGCCGCGGCCGCGCCGCCACCGCCAGCCGCGGCGCCGGCGAGCAGTGGCGACACCATCGCCCAGTTGAAGGAGCTCGCCGAGCTCAAGGCGCAGGGCATCCTCACCGACGAGGAGTTCGCCGCCCAGAAGGCGAAGATCCTCGGGTCGTGACCACGGCGTGACCCCGGTGTGATCGACGGCGGGTGAGCCTCGGGCGGGTGGTCCTCGGGCGGGTGGTCCTCCGGCGGTGCGTCCGGGCCTAGACTCCACGGCGTGCACGGGTTCCACGACGAGTCACTCCACGCCCTCGGCCAGGCGGTCCTCAAGTACGCGGAGGACCGCCTGAAGCTCGACCCGGTGCCGCTCGACGGCCCGCGCAGCGAGGAGGAGCTCGACCGCATCGCCGGTCAGACCATCACCCCTGACGGCATCGGGGGCCTGGCGGCGCTGAAGCTGTTCGAGGAGGACCTCGCGCCGGCCTGCATCTCCACCGACCACCCGCGCTACCTCAGCTTCATCCCGTGCGCCCCGACCGAGGCGGCGGCGATGTTCGACCTCGTCGTCGGCGCCTCCTCCATCTACGGGGGTTCGTGGCTCGAGGGCGCCGGAGCGGTCTACGCCGAGAACCAGGCCCTGCGGTGGCTCGCCGACCTCGCGGGGTTCCCGGAGGGGGCAGGCGGGGTGTTCACCCCCGGTGGCACCATCGGCAACCTCTCGGCCCTCGTCACCGCGCGGGAGAAGGCCCGGGCGCGCGCCAGGCTCGAGGGGCGCAGCGGCGCGGGCGCCCGGCCGTGGCGCGTGGCGGCGACGCTGGCCGCCCACTCCTCGATCGACTCGGCGTGCCAGGTCATGGACGCCGAGATGGTCGGCGTCCACGTCGACGACCAGTGGCGGCTGACCGGCGACCGGCTGCGCGAGGTGCTCCTCGCCCACGGGCCCGAGACGTTCTTCGCGGTCGTGGCCACCTGTGGCACGACCAACTTCGGCATCATCGACGACCTCGCCTCGGTCGCCGAGGTGTGCCACGAGTTCGGCATCTGGTTCCACGTCGACGGCGCCTACGGGGGAGCGGGGCTCGCGGCGCCGTCGGTGCGCGAGCGCTACCGCGGCATCGAGCTGGCCGACTCGTTCATCGTCGACCCGCACAAGTGGCTGTTCGCGCCGTTCGACTGCTGCGCCCTGATCTACCGCGAGCCGGCGTGGGCCCGGGCCGCACACACCCAGAAGGCGTCCTACCTCGACGTGCTCACCGAGGCCCCGGAGTGGAACCCCACCGACTACGCCGTGGGCCTGACCCGCCGGGCCCGCGGCCTGCCGTTCTGGTTCTCCCTGGCCACTCACGGCACGCGCGCCTACACCGAGGCCATCGAGCGGACGCTCGCGGTGACCCGGTTCGCCACCGAGGAGATCCGCCGCCGCGACTACCTCGAGGTGGTGCGCGAGCCCGACCTCTCCGTCGTCGTCTTCCGCCGGCTGGGCTGGACGCCGCAGCAGTACCAGGAGTGGTCCGACCGACTGCTGGCCGAGGAGTTCGCCTTCGTGGTGCCGACGTCCCACGACGGGGAGACGCTGACCCGGTTCGCCGTCGTCAACCCCAACACCTCCGAGGACGACATCACCGCCATCCTCGACACCATGGCCTGACCGGAGGGGTCGCAAGACACCTCTGGGACTGGTGTGACGGGGGAGGTTTCCCGCCCGGAACCCCGCCTGCGAGTCTTCGAGAGCGGAATGACAAGCGTGTGATTCCCTCCGTATAGTTGCCCGCGCAACGCCGGGGAAAACGACAGGGTCGAGGGTCGAGAGTGAACGCCGCACACGAGCAGGGCACCAGCAGCGCCGCCGCGGAGCTGAGCGAGCGCGACCGCGAGATCATCGCCTTCGAGCGCCAGTGGTGGAAGTACGCCGGCGCGAAGGAGCAGGCGATCCGCGAGCTGTTCGACATGAGCGCCACCCGCTACTACCAGGTGCTCAACACCCTCATCGACAACCCCGCGGCCCTCGAGGCCGACCCGATGCTGATCAAGCGCCTGCGCCGGCTGCGTGCCTCGCGCCAGCGGGCCCGCTCGGCCCGCCGCCTCGGCATCCAGCTGTAGCCCTCCGCTGCGGCGCCGCGCAGCCCCCGGACCACCACGCCCGTGCAGGATCGACTGCACGGGCGTCGTGCTGTCCGTCCGCGGCGGTGACGCGGCTGGCCCGAGCCCGTATGCCGGGCACGGCTGCGCCCCGCGTGCTTGACTTCGGGGGTGAGCGAGCAGGTGGCCGAGCAGGCGCCGCAGCCGTCGGTGCGCCGGGCCGCGCCGGACGACGCCCTCGTCGTCGCTGCGCTGACGCTGCAGTGCGCCCGGCACCGCGGTGCCCCCTCCGAGCCGGGGTTCCTCGACCGGTTCGCCTTCGCCTGGCTCGCGGCCGCGGCCGACCACCCCGTCTGGGTTGCCGAGTGCAGCGGGGAGCACGCCGGCTACCTCCTGACCACCCGCCACCGGCCGCTGCCCTGGCCGGGTGACCGCGGCAGCGGCGGCAGCCTCATGGTCGAGCAGTTCTTCGTGCGCCCGCGGTTCCGCAACCGCAGGATCGGGGAGCTGCTCCTCACCGCGGCCCGGGACTGGGCCCGCGCCGAGGGGCTCTCGGCCCTGCAGATGCGACCCGGGCGGCACACGAGGTCGCTCTGCGAGCGGGTTGGGCTGGCCGACACCGGTGACCTCATGGAGCTCCGGCTGGGAGCGGGCGGGCCGGACCGGTGAGCGGGCTGCGCATCGGCTCCGTGGTGGTCAACGTCAGCGACGTGCCTGCCGCGACGGCCTTCTGGTCGCGGGCCCTGGGCTACGAGCCCCTCTACGAGCCCGAGCCCGACTGGGTGATCCTCCAGCCACGCGACGGCGGCGGCCCGAACCTCTCCCTGAACCTCGGCGAGACCCGCCCGGCCGAGGTGCCGCACGTCCACCTCGACCTCTACGCCGACGACCAGGCCGCCGAGGTCGAGCGGCTGGTCGGGCTGGGGGCCCGCCGCGTGGAGCACTGGCCCTATCCCGACGAGCCGTACGACTACGTCGTGCTCGAGGACCCCGACGGCAACCGCTTCTGCGTCATCGACGCGAGTCCCGACCTGGACGGCTGAGTGCCCGTGCGTCCCGGCCCCACCAACACGCTCACCGACGTGGGCGGCATACGGGTCGGTCACGCCACCCGCACCGCCGACGGCTGGCTGACCGGCACCACCGTCGTGCTTCCCGGCCCGGAGGGGGCCGTTGCGGGGGTCGACGTGCGCGGCGGAGGCCCCGGCACCCGTGAGACCGACCTGCTCGACCCGCGCAACCTCGTCGACCGCGTGCACGCGATCGTGCTGACCGGCGGAAGCGCCTTCGGGCTCGCCGCCGCCGACGGCGTCTGCCAGCACCTGTATGCCGCGGGCACGGGCTGGCCGATGGGCGAGCCGGGGGACGTGGTCCCGATCGTGCCGGCAGCCGTGCTCTTCGACCTCGGCCGGGGCGGCGAGTTCGGAAACCACCCCGGGGCCGAGGAGGGGCGCGCCGCCTGCGAGGACGCCGACGCCGGTCCGGTGCGGCAGGGCTGCGTCGGGGCCGGCACCGGGGCGCGGGCAGGCGGCCTCAAGGGCGGGATCGGGTCGGCGAGCGCGGTGCTGGGCGACGGCACCACGGTTGCGGCCCTGGTGGCCGTGAACGCCTGGGGCCTGCCGGTGCACCCCGACACCGGCGAGCTGCTCGCGGCGCGCCACGGGCTGCCCGGTGAGTTCGCGGGCATCGGGGTGCCGGCGCTCGCGGAGGTCGAGGCGGCGAGGGCCCGGGCGGCCGAGGAGGCGCACCGCGCGCCGTTGGCGCCGGGCATGGCCACGACCATCGGCGTCATCGCGACCGATACCACGCTGACCAAGGCCGAGTGCCAGAAGGTCAGCGGCCTCGGCCACGACGGACTGGCCCGGGCGGTCAACCCCGTGCATACGCTGCTCGACGGCGACACCCTGTTCACGCTGGCGACGGGGGAGCGACCGGCGCCCGATCTGCCGGGCATCTACGAGCTGATGGCGGCCGCCGGCGACTGCGTGACCCGCGCCGTGGGCCACGCCATGCTCGCGGCCACCTCCGTCGTCACCCCCGGTGGTGAGATCCGCGCCTGGCGCGACGCCTTCCCTTCTGCCACAGCCTGATTCGAGGTCTTCGAGCCGGCTTCCGTTCGTGGACGGTGGCGACGGGCGTTGGCGCCGGGTAAGCGAATCCCCATTTTCTCCCACGCGGAGGCAACCTCCGGCCCCATACTCGCGTCTCAACGGGTGGCGGGGGCAACGGTGCCATCAGCATCCGAGGGGGAAGCAGGGGGAACGCGACATGGGTCGTGCAGCTCAGTCATGCGCTGGTGCGGGGCAGCCGTCGCGCCGGGTCTTCATCGCCGGCGGGGCCGCACTGGGTGCCACGGCGCTCGGCGCCGCGACCTGGGGCGCCGCTCCGGCGGCGGCCGACGCCGCGGCTGGTCCGCAGGCGGCCGTGGAGCGGCTCTCGCCGGAGTGGGCGAGCGCGTGGGTCCAGACCTGCTACGACCTGACCTGGCGGGAGGGTCCCTCGCCCACCCAGGCGGCGCGCTGCTACCACTACCTCGCCCTGGCCATGTACGAGGCCTGTGTCGGCGGGATGCCGCGGCACCGCTCCCTCGGCGGCCAGCTGACCGCGCTCGGCCCGCTGCCTCGACCGAGTGGAGCCATCGACTGGCCTGTCGCGCTCTCGGCCTCGGCGCTCGCCGTCGCCCGGGCCGTCTACGCCACCGCCGCGCAGGCCAACCGTGACACCCTCGACGCCCTGCACGCCGTGCAGGTGGCCCAGCGCCGGGCGGCCGGGGTGCACCGCGGCACCGTTGCCAACTCCCTCCGCCACGGGCAGGCGGTCGGCGGGGCCATC
This Knoellia sp. p5-6-4 DNA region includes the following protein-coding sequences:
- a CDS encoding P1 family peptidase; amino-acid sequence: MRPGPTNTLTDVGGIRVGHATRTADGWLTGTTVVLPGPEGAVAGVDVRGGGPGTRETDLLDPRNLVDRVHAIVLTGGSAFGLAAADGVCQHLYAAGTGWPMGEPGDVVPIVPAAVLFDLGRGGEFGNHPGAEEGRAACEDADAGPVRQGCVGAGTGARAGGLKGGIGSASAVLGDGTTVAALVAVNAWGLPVHPDTGELLAARHGLPGEFAGIGVPALAEVEAARARAAEEAHRAPLAPGMATTIGVIATDTTLTKAECQKVSGLGHDGLARAVNPVHTLLDGDTLFTLATGERPAPDLPGIYELMAAAGDCVTRAVGHAMLAATSVVTPGGEIRAWRDAFPSATA